From Bacteroidales bacterium, a single genomic window includes:
- a CDS encoding glycosyltransferase, translating to MKLSVIIVNYNVKYFLEQCLSSVVAACRNIESEIIVVDNNSVDGSCKMVKEKFSNVILLENKTNFGFSKANNQAINISKGEYVLVLNPDTVVEESTFSKTISFMDAHPDAGGLGVKMIDGKGKFLPESKRGLPTPIVAFYKISGLAHLFPKSKIFGKYHLGYLDKDKIHPVEILAGAFMLLRKKTLEKTGLFDETFFMYGEDIDLSYRIIKEGYKNYYFPETRIIHYKGESTKKSSINYVIVFYNAMIIFARKHFTNKSAKLFSILIHFAIYLRAYMAIAYRFLKKIIIPLLDACVIYLGFYFLKDYWEHNILFTRGGHYPEEYILLVIPAYIFVWLLAVFLSGGYDKPFRPLKILWGIIIGTTIILVIYALLNEEFRYSRALIIIGAAWSVVAMYLMRFIFYLSGIKHYRFDSGENRNFIIVGDKEEAERVTNLLRQTSINPNFIGLVNIPETNNKGNGFIGNIYQIKEIIEIYKIDEVIFCAKNLSPQDIINKMSELKDLQVDYKIAPPESLYIIGSNSIDTSGDLYIININSISKASNKRNKRFLDIVVSMILLILTPVSIFIVKNILGYFRNIFGVLVAYRTWVGYYYNDEAFKLPRIRKSILNPADAFSKGKLDNEMISRLNMMYARDFKISNDLNIIFKGFRLLGRTSK from the coding sequence ATGAAATTATCTGTAATCATTGTAAACTACAACGTAAAGTATTTCCTCGAACAGTGCCTGTCATCCGTTGTTGCCGCATGCAGAAATATTGAATCGGAAATTATTGTGGTAGACAATAATTCCGTTGATGGTTCATGTAAAATGGTAAAAGAGAAATTTTCCAATGTTATTTTGCTCGAGAATAAAACAAACTTTGGATTTTCTAAAGCCAATAACCAGGCAATAAATATTTCAAAAGGAGAATACGTTCTTGTTTTAAATCCTGATACCGTAGTAGAAGAAAGTACATTTTCAAAAACCATATCATTCATGGACGCTCACCCCGACGCCGGCGGACTTGGAGTTAAAATGATTGACGGCAAAGGGAAATTTCTTCCTGAATCAAAAAGAGGATTGCCTACACCCATCGTTGCTTTTTATAAAATTTCAGGGTTAGCTCATTTATTTCCAAAATCAAAGATTTTCGGGAAATATCATTTGGGCTATCTTGATAAAGATAAAATTCACCCTGTTGAAATCCTGGCCGGTGCATTTATGTTGCTTCGCAAGAAAACACTTGAAAAGACAGGTCTTTTTGATGAAACATTTTTTATGTATGGCGAAGATATCGACCTGTCGTACCGTATAATTAAAGAAGGATATAAGAATTATTATTTCCCCGAAACCCGCATCATTCATTACAAAGGCGAAAGCACTAAAAAAAGCAGTATAAATTACGTCATCGTATTTTATAATGCCATGATCATTTTCGCGCGAAAACATTTTACAAATAAAAGCGCGAAATTATTCTCGATACTCATTCACTTTGCCATTTACCTAAGAGCATACATGGCAATCGCATACCGTTTCCTGAAAAAAATAATAATTCCCCTGCTCGATGCCTGCGTAATTTATTTAGGATTTTATTTTTTAAAAGATTATTGGGAACATAATATCCTTTTCACCCGAGGAGGACATTATCCAGAAGAATATATTTTACTGGTCATTCCTGCATATATTTTCGTATGGCTTCTTGCTGTATTTTTAAGTGGCGGTTATGACAAACCTTTCCGTCCGTTAAAAATATTATGGGGAATAATTATAGGCACAACAATAATCCTCGTTATTTATGCTCTTTTAAATGAAGAATTCCGTTACTCAAGAGCGCTTATAATCATTGGTGCAGCATGGTCGGTTGTTGCAATGTACCTGATGCGCTTCATCTTTTATTTATCAGGAATAAAACATTATCGGTTCGACTCAGGCGAAAACCGTAATTTTATTATTGTCGGAGATAAAGAAGAAGCAGAACGTGTAACCAACCTTCTAAGGCAAACCAGCATCAATCCTAATTTTATAGGACTGGTAAATATTCCCGAAACAAATAATAAAGGAAATGGTTTTATAGGAAACATTTACCAGATAAAAGAAATCATTGAAATATATAAAATTGATGAAGTTATCTTTTGCGCCAAAAACCTTAGTCCACAGGATATCATAAATAAAATGTCGGAGCTGAAAGATTTACAAGTTGATTATAAAATTGCCCCTCCCGAAAGTTTATATATTATAGGAAGTAATTCCATTGACACTTCGGGCGACCTGTATATTATAAATATTAATTCTATCAGTAAAGCAAGTAATAAGCGCAACAAGCGTTTTCTTGACATAGTTGTTTCAATGATTTTATTAATCCTCACTCCTGTTTCAATTTTCATTGTAAAAAACATCCTGGGTTATTTCCGGAATATTTTCGGCGTTTTGGTTGCATATCGTACATGGGTCGGATATTATTATAATGATGAAGCATTTAAACTTCCGCGGATCAGGAAAAGCATATTGAATCCTGCTGATGCTTTCAGTAAAGGAAAACTCGATAATGAAATGATCTCCCGCCTGAATATGATGTATGCCCGCGATTTCAAAATTTCAAACGACCTGAATATTATTTTTAAAGGATTCCGTTTGTTAGGCAGAACATCAAAATAA
- a CDS encoding exonuclease domain-containing protein yields MELTLSKPLAFFDIETTGTNIVTDRIVEICILKLLPNSEKEILTRRINPGIPIPPEVTAIHGITNEDVKNEPSFSEIANELNTFFSNCDLAGYNSNKFDIPFIVEEFLRAGIDFDLRNRRFVDVQNIFHKMEPRTLSAAYRFYCNKEHEDAHSAEADTIATYEILKAQLDKYKETEYTDNDDVSSIPIKNDVQALHNFSFNLHFADFVGHIVYNQKQVEVFNFGKHKGKPVEDIFKSEPSYYDWMMKSDFPLFTKKLITAIKLRGFNKASVNIQKNGK; encoded by the coding sequence ATGGAACTAACACTATCGAAGCCTCTGGCTTTTTTTGATATTGAAACAACCGGAACCAATATTGTAACCGACCGCATTGTTGAAATATGTATTTTAAAACTTTTACCAAATTCAGAAAAAGAAATTCTCACACGCCGCATAAACCCCGGTATTCCTATTCCCCCTGAAGTTACGGCAATTCACGGAATCACAAATGAAGATGTAAAAAACGAACCCTCTTTTTCGGAAATTGCAAACGAGCTGAACACTTTTTTCTCAAACTGCGATTTAGCCGGATATAATTCTAACAAATTCGATATCCCGTTTATTGTTGAAGAATTTTTAAGAGCAGGTATCGACTTTGATTTACGCAATCGCCGTTTTGTTGATGTACAGAACATCTTTCACAAAATGGAACCACGCACACTCAGCGCTGCATACCGTTTCTACTGCAATAAAGAGCATGAAGATGCTCACAGCGCCGAAGCCGATACAATTGCAACTTACGAAATACTGAAAGCACAGCTTGATAAATACAAAGAAACAGAATATACCGACAATGATGATGTGAGCAGTATTCCAATAAAAAATGATGTACAGGCATTGCACAATTTTTCATTCAACTTGCACTTTGCCGATTTTGTCGGGCACATTGTTTATAATCAGAAACAAGTTGAAGTGTTCAATTTCGGGAAACATAAAGGAAAACCGGTTGAAGATATTTTTAAATCAGAACCTTCATATTACGACTGGATGATGAAAAGCGATTTTCCACTGTTCACAAAAAAACTGATCACTGCCATTAAACTCAGGGGATTCAATAAAGCATCTGTCAATATCCAAAAGAACGGTAAATGA
- the rpsA gene encoding 30S ribosomal protein S1 — MTENENVVEETTNKVENTQPADFDWNAIGKKHDNYSKDERKKLEEIYNNTLSSVIEHEVIDGTVVAKNNREVVVNIGYKSDGIISLSELRYNPDLKVGDKIEVYVESQEDGTGQLLLSHKKARVLRSWERVNQSLENDEIIQGYVKCRTKGGLIVDVFGIEAFLPGSQIDVKPIRDYDVFVGKTMEFKVVKVNHEYKNVVVSHKALIEAELELQKAEIISKLEKGQILEGTVKNVTSYGVFIDLGGVDGLIHITDLSWGRINHPEEIVTLDQKINVVILDFDDNKKRIALGLKQLTSHPWDSLDANLKVGDKVKGKVVVIADYGAFIEIAAGVEGLIHVSEMSWSQHLRSAQDFLKVGDEVEAIILTLDREERKMSLGIKQLIPDPWTNIIQKYPVNSKHSAVVRNFTNFGIFVELEEGVDGLIHISDLSWSKKIKHPAEFTKIGEKIDVIVLEVDVENRRLSLGHKQLEENPWDVFETVFTVDSVHKGTIVSAAEKGVVVALPYGVEGFAPLRHIQKEDGTTAKVDEALDFKVIEFSKENKKIIVSHTKIFQDKAAAEKTAEKTDAKQKEKGTKKAVKKIKDNLEKTTLGDLDVLANLKTEMDQKVVKKAKKDETSEEAEESKEE, encoded by the coding sequence ATGACTGAAAATGAAAATGTAGTTGAAGAAACTACTAACAAAGTTGAGAACACACAGCCTGCCGATTTTGATTGGAATGCGATTGGAAAAAAACACGACAATTACAGCAAAGACGAAAGAAAAAAACTTGAGGAGATTTACAACAATACCCTCAGTTCAGTTATCGAACATGAAGTAATTGACGGAACTGTTGTTGCTAAAAATAACCGTGAAGTTGTTGTTAACATCGGTTACAAATCTGACGGAATTATTTCTTTATCTGAATTAAGATATAATCCTGACCTGAAAGTTGGCGACAAGATTGAAGTTTATGTTGAAAGCCAGGAAGACGGTACAGGTCAGCTTTTACTTTCACACAAGAAAGCACGTGTTTTACGTTCATGGGAACGCGTTAACCAATCATTGGAAAATGATGAAATTATCCAGGGATATGTTAAATGTCGTACAAAAGGTGGTTTAATCGTTGATGTATTCGGTATTGAAGCATTCTTACCCGGATCACAGATTGATGTTAAACCTATTCGCGATTATGATGTATTTGTTGGAAAAACCATGGAATTTAAAGTGGTTAAAGTTAACCATGAATATAAGAACGTAGTTGTATCACATAAAGCGCTTATTGAAGCTGAACTTGAATTGCAGAAAGCTGAAATTATCAGCAAACTTGAAAAAGGACAGATACTTGAAGGTACCGTTAAGAACGTCACATCATATGGTGTATTCATTGACCTTGGCGGTGTCGACGGTTTGATTCATATTACCGATTTGTCATGGGGACGTATAAATCATCCTGAAGAAATTGTTACCCTTGATCAGAAAATAAATGTTGTTATCCTTGATTTTGATGATAACAAGAAACGTATTGCTCTTGGATTGAAACAGCTTACTTCTCATCCATGGGATTCACTGGATGCTAATTTAAAAGTTGGCGATAAAGTAAAAGGAAAAGTTGTTGTAATTGCCGATTACGGTGCATTTATCGAGATAGCAGCAGGAGTTGAAGGTTTGATCCATGTTTCTGAAATGTCATGGTCGCAGCATTTACGTAGCGCCCAGGACTTCCTGAAAGTTGGTGATGAAGTGGAAGCTATCATACTTACTCTCGACAGAGAAGAACGTAAAATGTCGCTTGGCATTAAACAACTTATCCCCGATCCATGGACAAACATTATTCAGAAATACCCTGTAAATTCAAAGCATTCAGCCGTTGTTCGCAACTTTACCAACTTTGGAATATTTGTTGAATTAGAAGAAGGTGTTGATGGTTTAATACATATCAGCGATCTTTCATGGTCGAAGAAAATTAAACATCCTGCTGAATTTACAAAAATCGGAGAAAAAATTGATGTGATTGTTTTGGAAGTGGATGTTGAAAACCGCAGACTAAGCCTTGGACACAAACAATTGGAAGAAAACCCATGGGATGTTTTTGAAACTGTTTTCACTGTAGATTCAGTTCATAAAGGAACAATTGTATCTGCTGCTGAAAAAGGCGTTGTTGTTGCTCTTCCTTATGGTGTTGAAGGATTTGCTCCTTTACGTCATATCCAGAAAGAAGACGGAACTACAGCAAAGGTTGACGAAGCATTGGATTTTAAAGTGATCGAGTTCTCAAAAGAAAACAAGAAGATCATAGTTTCTCATACTAAAATTTTCCAGGATAAAGCTGCAGCAGAAAAAACTGCTGAGAAAACTGATGCCAAACAAAAAGAAAAAGGAACTAAAAAAGCAGTTAAAAAAATTAAAGATAATTTAGAAAAAACTACTCTTGGCGACCTTGATGTATTGGCTAACCTGAAAACAGAAATGGATCAAAAAGTTGTAAAGAAAGCTAAAAAAGATGAAACTTCAGAAGAAGCTGAAGAATCAAAAGAAGAATAA
- a CDS encoding type IX secretion system membrane protein PorP/SprF, translating into MKKIFTTIMFLVAIVLSGFSQNDIQFSNYMFSEITYNPAMAGISGTLDATLLTRQQWTGFDQAPQTQLLSANTYVDKMSGGVGLNMIIDKLGYENSVNFKLMYAYQMFLNESSRLSFGLGFGMLNKGLKGNELIYDDMNDPNGIYVNDTKTKPDFDFGVAYNTNKLCIGASVTHIEKPIDKATALQVPRHYYVYAKYKIKASEKLNIIPSVKFKSAGFISQVDISALAFYANRFWVGATVRPGDAIVGLLGVDITRNIRIGYSYDANMGAIKSYSGGSHEILLMASFDVSKKVIPTKTPRFFN; encoded by the coding sequence ATGAAAAAGATTTTTACAACTATTATGTTCCTGGTTGCTATTGTTCTTTCCGGTTTTTCCCAGAACGATATACAATTCAGTAATTACATGTTCAGTGAAATAACTTATAATCCTGCAATGGCAGGTATTTCGGGCACTTTAGATGCTACATTGTTAACCCGTCAGCAATGGACAGGTTTCGATCAGGCTCCTCAAACACAACTGTTAAGCGCAAATACGTATGTTGATAAAATGTCAGGTGGTGTTGGATTAAACATGATCATTGATAAACTTGGTTATGAAAACAGTGTCAATTTTAAATTGATGTATGCTTATCAGATGTTTTTAAATGAGAGCAGCCGTTTATCATTTGGCTTGGGATTCGGGATGCTCAACAAAGGACTTAAAGGTAATGAGCTTATATATGATGATATGAATGATCCAAACGGTATTTATGTTAATGATACAAAAACAAAACCCGATTTTGACTTTGGTGTAGCTTATAACACTAACAAACTTTGTATAGGAGCATCAGTAACTCATATAGAAAAACCTATTGATAAAGCTACCGCATTACAGGTTCCAAGACATTATTATGTTTATGCCAAATATAAAATCAAAGCAAGCGAAAAACTCAATATTATACCTTCAGTGAAATTTAAGAGTGCAGGATTTATTTCGCAGGTTGATATTTCTGCCCTTGCATTCTATGCTAATCGTTTTTGGGTAGGAGCAACTGTAAGACCTGGTGATGCAATTGTTGGGTTACTTGGTGTTGACATAACAAGAAACATAAGGATTGGATATTCTTACGATGCTAACATGGGAGCTATAAAATCATATAGCGGTGGTTCGCACGAAATATTACTCATGGCATCATTCGATGTATCTAAAAAAGTTATCCCTACTAAAACTCCGCGTTTCTTCAATTAA
- a CDS encoding fumarylacetoacetate hydrolase family protein: MKIICIEGNYKNNEFNSSHPVFFIKPETCLLKNNHPFFIPDHSPVIIPNVNLVIKISRLGKNIQEKFAHLYYNEIGIGVDITATDTLADCKKNSQPWDTAKSFDNSAPLGNFIPITSISNLFNIPFSLQINSETVLTSNSSEMIFNFNKIIQHVSQYITIKTGDLVYTGSPLSSSYLKINDRLECYIGSQKLLWFNIK, from the coding sequence ATGAAAATTATTTGCATAGAAGGGAATTATAAAAACAACGAATTTAATTCTTCGCATCCTGTTTTTTTTATAAAACCCGAAACCTGTTTACTAAAAAATAATCATCCATTTTTTATTCCCGACCACTCCCCTGTTATTATTCCTAATGTTAACCTGGTAATTAAAATATCACGCCTGGGAAAAAACATACAGGAAAAATTCGCGCATCTTTATTATAATGAAATTGGTATTGGCGTAGATATAACAGCAACAGATACTTTGGCTGATTGTAAAAAAAACAGCCAGCCATGGGATACTGCAAAATCATTTGATAATTCAGCGCCTTTAGGAAATTTTATTCCCATAACATCCATAAGCAATTTATTTAACATCCCATTTTCATTACAAATAAATTCCGAAACAGTTTTAACATCCAATTCATCTGAAATGATTTTTAATTTTAATAAGATCATTCAACATGTTTCGCAATATATTACTATTAAAACCGGCGACCTGGTTTACACCGGCAGTCCTTTATCTTCATCGTATTTAAAAATAAACGACCGGCTCGAATGTTATATTGGCTCTCAAAAATTACTTTGGTTCAACATAAAATAA
- a CDS encoding DUF721 domain-containing protein — MGCANEYKIHDLINALMDDYNLSDKLNEVKINKLWPKVVGKIINKHTKALYYRDKKLYVTLDNAALKEEMHYARAKLMKMLNKQAGEEIVVEILFK; from the coding sequence ATGGGCTGTGCAAACGAATACAAGATTCACGATTTGATCAATGCGCTGATGGATGATTACAATTTGTCGGATAAACTGAATGAAGTAAAGATAAATAAACTATGGCCCAAGGTGGTTGGGAAAATTATCAATAAACACACTAAGGCACTTTACTACCGCGATAAAAAACTTTATGTAACTCTTGATAATGCTGCGTTAAAAGAAGAAATGCATTACGCACGTGCAAAACTCATGAAGATGCTCAATAAGCAAGCAGGTGAAGAAATTGTTGTTGAAATTCTTTTTAAATAA
- a CDS encoding OmpA family protein: MKRIFLFLFVLILSNSLLAQTPLQKADTAFKNKDYVSAVKYYNKALGKATPDQVTRINFKMGECYRYGNNYTEAKNWYQKAIDSGCNDSMLYYHMGNMLLKLGSYSDAITYFEKYLTVKPNDQLAKIKIESCQLGLKSKTNKPLHEVKVESNLCSTTSDYGIAYLSSTKVVLASTRMDLLGKYDPATMQGFSDLYESTYNTDKKEWSKPSAFKGPVNTSFNEGTFTYSTKSKIGYYMQCNGETGKKTNCNIMCSEYNENADSWGTPKIFDYNSNTFSVGHPSISINDSVMYIVSDMPGGFGGKDIYIIKKTDGKWGQPENLGTLINTIGDEMFPFLSGDSLLVFASDGQPGFGGLDIFTSKISKGKYGKPVNMMYPFNTSFDDFGLIFINLKDEGFFCSNRTGGVGDDDIYSYSKIPVILTAVGYVRDKQTEKGLDNAIVYFKGSDGSIDSAITDNKGKYEFTRMKPNMKYTIKGTRDGYLNDSKKFNTDNDIYSRSYNKDGGYDLDFALIKITKEEVKINNIFYDYDKADLRPESKVELDVLVNILKETPDVNVQISSHSDERGAEKYNTELSQRRAQSVVDYLISCGISSSRLIAKGYGFAMPVIKGAKTEEEHQKNRRTTFKILSSNATSSSETYTEPTTTNTGLSKYYVISGAYNTQNEADDAVETLKKAGYSKAFVVGLYETNKWRVAFAEYKNKAEASTALESIKKVYPSAWVYEKK; this comes from the coding sequence ATGAAAAGAATTTTTCTATTTCTGTTTGTTTTGATTTTATCAAATTCACTATTAGCACAAACACCGCTACAGAAAGCGGATACAGCATTTAAAAACAAAGATTATGTTAGTGCTGTGAAATATTATAATAAAGCTTTAGGTAAAGCTACTCCCGATCAGGTTACACGTATCAATTTTAAAATGGGAGAATGCTACAGGTATGGTAATAATTACACAGAAGCTAAAAACTGGTACCAGAAAGCTATTGATTCCGGATGTAATGACAGTATGCTTTATTATCACATGGGAAACATGCTTTTAAAATTAGGCAGCTATTCAGATGCGATCACATATTTTGAAAAATACCTCACAGTTAAACCCAATGATCAACTTGCTAAAATTAAAATTGAATCTTGTCAGTTAGGTTTAAAAAGTAAGACTAATAAACCTTTGCATGAAGTTAAGGTAGAATCTAATTTATGTTCCACAACCAGTGATTATGGAATTGCATATTTAAGCAGCACTAAAGTTGTTTTGGCATCAACACGTATGGATTTATTAGGCAAATACGATCCGGCAACCATGCAGGGTTTCTCTGACTTATATGAATCAACATACAATACCGATAAAAAAGAATGGTCGAAACCTTCTGCATTCAAGGGACCTGTAAATACCAGTTTTAATGAAGGAACATTCACATACAGCACCAAATCCAAAATAGGATATTATATGCAGTGTAATGGTGAAACAGGTAAAAAAACCAATTGTAATATTATGTGTTCTGAATATAATGAGAATGCTGATTCATGGGGTACACCAAAAATTTTCGATTATAACAGCAATACATTTAGTGTTGGTCATCCTTCTATAAGCATTAATGACAGTGTTATGTATATTGTTTCAGATATGCCCGGAGGTTTTGGAGGAAAAGATATTTATATCATTAAAAAAACTGATGGAAAATGGGGGCAACCTGAAAACTTAGGTACATTAATCAATACTATTGGTGACGAAATGTTTCCATTCCTGTCGGGAGATTCATTATTGGTTTTTGCTTCTGACGGTCAGCCCGGTTTTGGCGGACTTGATATTTTTACCAGCAAAATTTCAAAAGGAAAATATGGTAAACCTGTTAACATGATGTATCCATTCAATACCAGCTTTGATGATTTTGGTTTAATTTTTATAAACTTAAAAGATGAAGGGTTCTTCTGTAGTAACCGTACCGGCGGAGTTGGCGATGATGATATTTATTCCTATTCAAAAATCCCTGTTATATTAACAGCTGTAGGATATGTAAGAGATAAACAAACTGAAAAAGGTTTGGATAATGCCATAGTATATTTTAAAGGAAGCGACGGAAGTATTGATTCGGCTATTACTGATAATAAAGGAAAATATGAGTTCACAAGAATGAAACCGAATATGAAATATACAATAAAAGGAACTCGTGACGGTTACCTTAACGATAGTAAAAAATTCAATACCGATAATGATATTTATTCACGCAGTTATAATAAAGACGGAGGATACGACCTCGATTTCGCTTTAATTAAAATTACTAAAGAAGAAGTGAAGATCAATAATATCTTTTATGATTATGATAAAGCCGACTTACGTCCTGAATCAAAAGTTGAATTAGATGTACTTGTAAATATTCTGAAAGAAACACCTGATGTTAATGTTCAGATAAGTTCACATTCCGATGAACGTGGAGCCGAGAAATATAATACAGAGCTATCACAAAGAAGAGCACAGTCTGTTGTTGATTATCTAATTTCCTGCGGAATCAGTTCATCAAGGTTAATTGCAAAAGGATATGGTTTTGCTATGCCTGTAATCAAAGGTGCAAAAACGGAAGAAGAACATCAGAAAAACCGTCGTACTACTTTTAAAATATTAAGTTCAAATGCAACCAGTTCTTCTGAAACGTATACTGAACCAACAACGACGAATACAGGATTAAGTAAATATTATGTCATTTCTGGTGCATACAATACTCAGAATGAAGCTGACGATGCTGTAGAAACATTAAAGAAAGCAGGTTATTCAAAAGCATTTGTTGTAGGATTGTATGAAACGAATAAATGGCGTGTTGCATTTGCTGAATATAAAAACAAAGCAGAAGCATCTACTGCACTTGAAAGTATTAAAAAAGTATATCCATCAGCATGGGTATATGAAAAAAAATAG
- a CDS encoding T9SS type A sorting domain-containing protein: MKIKILSLIISLCCILVISTNGQNQKAISENAIWVSYYQIGSPPTCYSRLYKTGKDTLINSNAYIKMYMAPVHQTGANSFQIDAPFQYHLAFRNDLNNRAFVIPANDNTEQLWYDFNLTVGDTLPNISKWYSTQFIDQGDTIIVTSIDSIFYCNKYYTRYNFNHPQFPCLVREVGFTGDLINYNGIYFEYAVSLSKFISDTSMTDCSIILTGLENIIPGSPTIKIYENNTNNIVFIESSINSNIKILNINGQVIKHVMSNSNSTSVDLNTLPNGVYIIRVTTDKEIFTKKIVKE; the protein is encoded by the coding sequence ATGAAAATAAAAATACTTTCTTTAATTATATCACTTTGTTGTATTCTGGTAATATCAACCAATGGTCAGAATCAAAAAGCAATTTCCGAAAATGCTATATGGGTTTCATATTACCAGATAGGCTCCCCGCCTACATGCTACTCCAGGCTTTATAAAACAGGCAAGGATACATTAATTAACAGCAATGCATATATTAAAATGTATATGGCTCCGGTGCATCAAACTGGTGCAAATTCATTTCAGATTGATGCACCTTTTCAATACCATCTTGCTTTCAGGAATGATTTAAACAACCGCGCATTTGTTATCCCTGCTAACGACAATACAGAACAATTATGGTATGATTTTAATCTCACAGTTGGTGATACTTTACCTAATATTTCAAAATGGTACTCAACGCAATTCATAGATCAGGGAGATACTATTATAGTTACAAGCATCGATTCTATTTTTTATTGCAATAAATATTATACCCGATACAATTTTAATCATCCTCAATTCCCTTGTCTTGTTCGCGAAGTTGGTTTTACAGGTGATCTGATCAATTATAATGGTATTTATTTTGAATATGCAGTATCTCTTTCAAAATTTATTTCTGATACATCGATGACTGATTGTTCAATAATATTAACAGGATTAGAAAATATAATTCCTGGTTCTCCAACAATAAAAATATATGAAAACAATACTAACAATATTGTTTTCATTGAATCATCGATAAATTCTAATATCAAAATTTTAAATATAAATGGACAGGTTATTAAACATGTCATGAGTAACAGCAATTCCACATCTGTTGACTTGAATACCTTACCAAACGGAGTTTATATAATACGAGTAACAACAGACAAAGAAATTTTTACAAAAAAAATTGTAAAAGAATAA
- a CDS encoding T9SS type A sorting domain-containing protein, protein MIKKILLTFALIISGTFLLNAQAPCTPDISYTTPGAYPDTITNIPHAQVAVPYSTSITVVVPADTVTTYGTIAIDSVNFSSILGLPATFTATPDKTGWPGGSNGCVLITGTPTDTMEGKTYKLTINTTIHAMYGMYTVPYPFSGYKLVVDSSSGFAVLNTNKFAMEQNSPNPFSKNTSVTFTSPNNGKYSFTILNVIGEKVFEKTIDASTGENKIEFSSNGLPSGIYLYKLSNNTTTLTKRMIIEK, encoded by the coding sequence ATGATAAAAAAAATACTTTTAACTTTTGCATTGATAATTTCAGGAACTTTTCTGTTAAATGCACAAGCTCCATGTACTCCAGACATAAGCTATACTACTCCTGGTGCATATCCAGATACAATTACCAATATACCCCATGCACAGGTTGCTGTGCCTTACAGTACTTCAATAACAGTTGTAGTACCTGCTGATACAGTTACTACTTATGGTACAATTGCTATTGATTCAGTAAACTTTTCATCAATATTAGGATTGCCTGCTACTTTTACTGCTACACCTGATAAAACAGGTTGGCCTGGTGGATCAAATGGATGTGTTTTAATTACAGGTACACCTACAGATACAATGGAAGGTAAAACATATAAACTAACTATTAATACAACTATTCATGCAATGTATGGTATGTATACTGTTCCATATCCTTTTTCCGGTTATAAATTAGTTGTCGATTCTTCAAGCGGTTTTGCTGTATTGAATACGAATAAATTTGCGATGGAACAAAATTCACCAAATCCTTTTTCAAAAAATACTTCGGTTACTTTCACATCACCAAATAATGGAAAATATTCTTTTACTATACTCAATGTAATTGGTGAAAAAGTTTTTGAAAAAACAATTGATGCATCAACTGGTGAAAATAAAATTGAGTTTTCATCCAACGGATTACCTTCCGGAATTTATTTGTATAAGTTGAGTAATAATACTACAACTTTAACCAAAAGAATGATCATCGAAAAGTAA